The window CCTCTGCTACTATAGCACCTGTTGAGACAGTACAGCCATCAAACTGGAGTGGGAGTGCTGGTTCTGGGTCTGCACTGCCCATctcgacagcagccagtgactcctctttgcctgtgagctcctcagctgtgccgtCCAGCTTcatgccaagcagcagcagtgaaatcactgaaacTGGGTTGACCAAGACATCCCAGCCCGCCacggcagcaacatcatctggtccaccgtcctctgctggtacagtgggtgttgggactgtgcagccTACCACGTCGAGTGGGAGTGCAGGCTCTGGATCTGCACTGCCCAGctcgacagcagccagtgactcctctttgcctgtgagctcctcagctgtgccatccagcttcacgccaagcagcagcagagaaatcactgaagctggATTGACCAAAACATCCCAGCGCGCCacggcagcaacatcatctggtccatcgtcctctgctggtacagtgGGTATTGGGACTATGCAGCCTACAGCGTTGAGTGGGAGTGCTGGTTCTGGGTCTGCACTGCCCATCTCGAAAGCAGCCAGTGATTCCTCTTTGCCTGTGAgttcctcagctgtgccatccagcttcacgccaagcagcagcagagaaatcaTTGAAGCTGGGTTGACAAAGACATCCCAGCCCACCACGGCAGCAACTTCATTTGGTCCAtcgtcctctgctggtacagtgGGTATTGGGACAGTGCAGCCCACCACgtcgagtgggagtgctggctctgggtctgcactgcccagctcgacagcagccagtgactcctctttgcctgtgagctcctcagctgtgacATCCAGCTTcatgccaagcagcagcagagaaatcactgaagctgggtTGACGAAGGCATCCCAGCCCGCCACAGCAGAAACATCATCTGGTCCAtcgtcctctgctggtacagcgagtgttgggactgtgcagcccacCACGTCGAGCGGGAGTGATGGCTCTGGGTCTGCACTGCCCAGCTcaacagcagccagtgactcctctttgcatgtgagctcctcagctgtgccatccagcttcacgccaagcagcagcagtgaaatctctgAAGGTAGGTTGACCAAGACATCCCAGCCTGCCacggcagcaacatcatctggtccactgtcctctgctggtacagcgggtgttgggactgtgcagcccacCATGTCGAGTGGGACTGCTGGCTCTGGTTCTCCACTGCCCAGctcgacagcagccagtgactcctctttgcctgtgagctcctcagctgtgccatccagcttcacgccaagcagcagcagtgaaatctctgTAGGTAGGTTGACCAAGACATCCCAGCCCGCCACGGCAGCAACTTCATATGGTACACCGTCCTCTGCTGGAACACCGAGTGTTGGGACTGTGCATCCCACAACATCGAGTGGGAGTGCTGGTTCTGGGTCTGCACTGCCCAGctcgacagcagccagtgactcctctttgcctgtgagctcctcagctgtgccatccagcttcacgccaagcagcagcagagatatCTCTGAAGCTAGGTTGACCAAGACATCCCAGCCCGCCacggcagcaacatcatctggtccaccgtcctctgctggtacagtgGGTATTGGGACTGTGAAGCCTACAACGTCGAGCGGGCgtgctggctctgggtctgcactgcccacctcgacagcagccagtgactccttGTTGCATGTGAGCTCCTCATCTGTGCCATCCAGTTTcatgccaagcagcagcagtgaaatcactgaagctgggtTGACCAAGACATCCCAGCCCGCCACGGCAGCAACTTCATCTGGTCCactgtcctctgctggtacagcgaGTGTTGGGACTGTGCATCCCACCACgtcgagtgggagtgctggctctgggtctgcactgcccagctcgacagcagccagtgactccttgttgcatgtgagctcctcagctgtgccatccagcttcacACCAAGCAGCAGCCGTGAAATCACTGAAGCGGGGTGGACCGAAACATCCCAGTCCGCCacggcagcaacatcatctggtccactgtcctctgctggtacagcgaGTGTTGGGACTGTGCATCCCACCACgtcgagtgggagtgctggctctgggtctgcactgcccatctcgacagcagccagtgactcccctttgcctgtgagctcctcagctgtgccatccagcttcacgccaagcagcagcagtgaaatctctgAAGCTGGGTTGACCAAGACATCCCAGCCCTCCacggcagcaacatcatctggtccaccgtcctctgctggtaTAGCTGGTATTGGGACTGTGAAGCCTACAACgtcgagtgggagtgctggctctggttcTCCACTGCCCACctcgacagcagccagtgactcctctttgcctgtgggctcctcagctgtgccatccgGCTTTAcgccaaacagcagcagtgaaatctctgAAGCTAGGTTGACCACGACATCCCTGCTCTCCACAGCATCAACTTCATctggtccaccgtcctctgctggtacagcgaGTGTTGGGACTGTGCATCCCACCACgtcgagtgggagtgctggctctgggtctCCACTGCCCAGCTcaacagcagccagtgactcctctttgcctgtgagctcctcagctgtgccatccagcttcacgccaagcagcagcagtgaaatcactgaagctgggtTGACCAAAACATCCCAGCCCGCCACGGCAGCAACATCATGGggtccaccgtcctctgctggtacagtgGGTAttgggactgtgcagcccaccatgtcgagtgggagtgctggctctggttcTCCACTGCCCATctcgacagcagccagtgactcctctttgcctgtgagttcctcagctgtgccatccagcttcacgccaagcagcagcagagaaatcactgaagctgggtTGACGAAGGCATCCCAGCCCGCCACAgcagcaacatcatctggtccatcgtcctctgctggtacagcgagtgttgggactgtgcagcccacCACGTCGAGcgggagtgctggctctgggtctgcactgcccagcttgacagcagccagtgactcctctttgcctgtgagctcctcagctgtgccatccagcttcacgccaagcagcagcagtgaaatcactgaagctgggtTGACCAAGACATCCCAGCCTGCCACGGCAGCAACTTCATctggtccaccgtcctctgctggtacagcaggtgttgggactgtgcagcccaccatgtcgagtgggagtgctggctctggttcTCCACTGCCCAGatcgacagcagccagtgactcctctttgcctgtgggctcctcagctgtgccatccagcttcacgccaagcagcagcagtgaaatctctgAAGGTAGGTTGACCAAAACATCCCAGCCCGCCacggcagcaacatcatctggtccaccgtcctctgctggtacagcgggtgttgggactgtgcagcccacCACGTCGAGcgggagtgctggctctgggtctgcactgcccatcttgacagcagccagtgactcctctttgcctgtgagctcctcagctgtgccatccagcttcacgccaagcagcagcagtgaaatcactgaagctgggtTGACCAAACCATCCCTGCTCTCCACGGCAGCAACTTCATctggtccaccgtcctctgctggtacagcagGTGTTGGGACTGTGCATCCCACCATGTCGAGTGGGACTGCTGGCTCTGGTTCTCCACTGCCCAGctcgacagcagccagtgactcctctttgcctctgagctcctcagctgtgacacccagcttcacgccaagcagcagcagtgaaatctctgAAGGTAGGTTGACCAAGACATCCCAGCCCGCCacggcagcaacatcatctggtccaccgtcctctgctggtacagcggGTAttgggactgtgcagcccacCACGTCGAGcgggagtgctggctctggttcTCCACTGCCCAGATCGACAGCAGCCATtgactcctctttgcctgtgggctcctcagctgtggcatccagcttcacgccaagcagcagcagtgaaatcactgaagctgggtTGACAAAGGCATCCCAGCCCGCCacggcagcaacatcatctggtccaccgtcctctgctggtacagcggGTGTTCGGACTGTGCATCCCACCACgtcgagtgggagtgctggctctgggtctgcactgcccagctcgacagcagccagtgactcccCTTTGCCTGtgggctcctcagctgtgccatccagcttcacgccaagcagcagcagtgaaatcactgaagctgggtTGACCAAGGCATCCCAGCCCTCCACGGCAGCAATTTCATctggtccaccgtcctctgctggtacagcgggtgttgggactgtgcagcccacCATGTCGAGTGGGACTGCTGGCTCTGGTTCTCCACTGCCCAGCTCGACAGCAGCCATtgactcctctttgcctgtcagctcctcagctgtgccatccagcttcacgccaaacagcagcagtgaaatctctgAAGGTAGGTTGACCAAGACATCCCAGCCCGCCacggcagcaacatcatctggtcctccgtcctctgctggtacagtgGATactgggactgtgcagcccaccatgtcgagtgggagtgctggctctggttcTCCACTGCCCACctcgacagcagccagtgactcctctttgcctgtgggctcctcagctgtgccatccgGCTTTAcgccaaacagcagcagtgaaatctctgAAGCTAGGTTGACCACGACATCCCTGCTCTCCACAGCATCAACTTCATCTGGTCCactgtcctctgctggtacagcgaGTGTTGGGACTGTGCATCCCACCACgtcgagtgggagtgctggctctgggtctgcactgcccacctcaacagcagccagtgactcctctttgcctgtgagctcctcagctgtgccatccagcttcatgccaagcagcagcagtgaaatcactgaagctgggtTGACCAAAACATCCCAGCCCGCCacggcagcaacatcatctggtccaccgtcctctgctggtacagtgGGTATTGGGACTGTGAAGCCTACAACGTTGAGCGGGAGTGCAGGCTCTGGGTCTGCACTGCCCATctcgacagcagccagtgactcctttttgcatgtgagctcctcagctgtgccatccagcttcacgccaagcagcagcagtgaaatcactgaagcgGGGTGGACCGAAACATCCCAGCCCGCCacggcagcaacatcatctggtccactgtcctctgctggtacagcgaGTGTTGGGACTGTGCATCCCACCACgtcgagtgggagtgctggctctgggtctgcactgcccagctcgacagcagccagtgactcccctttgcctgtgagctcctcagctgtgccatccagcttcacgccaagcaTCAGCAGTAAAATCTCTGAAGCTGGGTTGACCAAGACATCCCAGCCCTCCacggcagcaacatcatctggtccaccgtcctctgctggtaTAGCTGGTATTGGGACTGTGAAGCCTACAACGTCGAGcgggagtgctggctctggttcTCCACTGCCCACctcgacagcagccagtgactcctctttgcatgtgagctcctcagctgtgccatccgTCTTTAcgccaaacagcagcagtgaaatctctgAAGCTAGGTTGACCACGACATCCCTGCTCTCCACAGCATCAACTTCATCTGGTCCactgtcctctgctggtacagcgaGTGTTGGGACTGTGCATCCCACCACgtcgagtgggagtgctggctctgggtctgcactgcccagctcaacagcagccagtgactcctctttgcctgtgagctcctcagctgtgccatccagcttcacgccaagcagcagcagtgaaatcactgaagctgggtTGACCAAAACATCCCAGCCCACCacggcagcaacatcatctggtccaccgtcctctgctggtacagcgggtgttgggactgtgcagcccacCACGTCGAGcgggagtgctggctctgggtctgcactgcccatctcgacagcagccagtgactcctctttgcctgtgagctcctcagctgtgccatccagcttcacgccaagcCGCAGCAGAGATATCTCTGAAGCTAGGTTGACCAAGACATCCCAGCCCGCCAtggcagcaacatcatctggtccaccgtcctctgctggtacagtgGGTATTGGGACTGTGAAGCCTACAACGTCGAGCGGGAGTGCTGGCTCCGGTACTCCACTGCCCAGctcgacagcagccagtgactccttgcatgtgagctcctcagctgtgccatccagcttcatgccaagcagcagcagtgaaatcactgaagctgggttgaccaagacatcccagcccgccacggcagcaacatcatctggtccaccgtcctctgctggtacagcaaGTGTTGGGACTTTGCAGCCCACCACgtcgagtgggagtgctggctctgggtctCCACTGCCCACCTcaacagcagccagtgactcctctttgcctgtgagctcctcagctgtgccgtCCAGCTTCAcggcaagcagcagcagtgaaatctctgAAGGTAGGTTGACCAAGACATCCCAGCCCGCCacggcagcaacatcatctggtccatcgtcctctgctggtacagtgGGTATTGGGACTGTGAAGCCTACAACGTCGAGcgggagtgctggctctgggtctgCACTGTCCATctcgacagcagccagtgactcctttttgcatgtgagctcctcagctgtgccatccagcttcacgccaagcagcagcagtgaaatcactgaagctgggtTGACGAAGACATCCCAGCCCGCCacggcagcaacatcatctggtccactgtcctctgctggtacagcgaGTGTTGGGACTGTGCATCCCACCACgtcgagtgggagtgctggctctgggtaTGCACTGCCCAGctcgacagcagccagtgactcctttttgcctgtgagctcctcagctgtgccatccagcttcacgccaagcagcagcagtgaaatctctgAAGGTAGGTTGACCAAGACATCCCAGCCCGCCACGGCAGCAACTTCATctggtccaccgtcctctgctggtacagtgGGTGTTGGGACTGTACAGCCCACCACgtcgagtgggagtgctggctctgggtctgcactgcccacctcgacagcagccagtgactcctctttgcctgtgagctcatcagctgtgccatccagcttcacgccaagcagcagcagtgaaatcactgaagctgggtTGACCAAAACATCCCAGCCCGCCacggcagcaacatcatctggtccaccgtcctctgctggtacagcggGTAttgggactgtgcagcccacCACGTCGAATGCgagtgctggctctggttcTCCACTGCCCAGctcgacagcagccagtgactcccCTTTGCCTGtgggctcctcagctgtgccatccagcttcacgccaagcagcagcagtgaaatcactgaagctgggtTGGCAAAGGCATCCCAGCCCGCCACGGCGGACACTTCATctggtccaccgtcctctgctggtacagcgggtgttgggactgtgcagcccacCACGTCGAGcgggagtgctggctctgggtctgcactgcccatctcgacagcagccagtgactcctctttgcctgtgagctcctcagctgtgccatccagcttcacgccaagcagcagcaaagataTCTCTGAAGCTGGGTTGACCAAGACATCCCAGCCCGCCAtggcagcaacatcatctggtccaccgtcctctgctggtacagtgGGTATTGGGACTGTGAAGCCTACAACGTCGAGCGGGAGTGCTGGCTCCGGTACTCCACTGCCCAGctcgacagcagccagtgactccttgcatgtgagctcctcagctgtgccatccagcttcatgccaagcagcagcagtgaaatcactgaagctgggttgaccaagacatcccagcccgccacggcagcaacatcatctggtccatcgtcctctgctggtacagcaaGTGTTGGGACTTTGCAGCCCACCACgtcgagtgggagtgctggctctgggtctgcactgcccacctcaacagcagccagtgactcctctttgcctgtgagctcctcagctgtgccgtccagcttcacgccaagcagcagcagtgaaatctctgAAGGTAGGTTGACCAAGACATCCCAGCCCGCCacggcagcaacatcatctggtccatcgtcctctgctggtacagtgGGTATTGGGACTGTGAAGCCTACAACGTCGAGcgggagtgctggctctgggtctgcactgcccacctcgacagcagccagtgactcctttttgcatgtgagctcctcagctgtgccatccagcttcacgccaagcagcagcagtgaaatctctgAAGCTAGGTTGACCACGACATCCCTGCTCTCCACAGCATCAACTTCATCTGGTCCactgtcctctgctggtacagcgaGTGTTGGGACTGTGCATCCCACCACgtcgagtgggagtgctggctctgggtctgcactgcccagctcaacagcagccagtgactcctctttgcctgtgagctcctcagctgtgccatccagcttcacgccaagcagcagcagtgaaatcactgaagctgggtTGACCAAAACATCCCAGCCCACCacggcagcaacatcatctggtccaccgtcctctgctggtacagcgggtgttgggactgtgcagcccacCACGTCGAGcgggagtgctggctctgggtctgcactgcccatctcgacagcagccagtgactcctctttgcctgtgagctcctcagctgtgccatccagcttcacgccaagcagcagcagagatatCTCTGAAGCTAGGTTGACCAAGACATCCCAGCCCGCCAtggcagcaacatcatctggtccaccgtcctctgctggtacagtgGGTATTGGGACTGTGAAGCCTACAACGTCGAGCGGGAGTGCTGGCTCCGGTACTCCACTGCCCAGctcgacagcagccagtgactccttgcatgtgagctcctcagctgtgccatccagcttcatgccaagcagcagcagtgaaatcactgaagctgggttgaccaagacatcccagcccgccacggcagcaacatcatctggtccaccgtcctctgctggtacagcaaGTGTTGGGACTTTGCAGCCCACCACgtcgagtgggagtgctggctctgggtctgcactgcccacctcaacagcagccagtgactcctctttgcctgtgagctcctcagctgtgccgtCCAGCTTCAcggcaagcagcagcagtgaaatctctgAAGGTAGGTTGACCAAGACATCCCAGCCCGCCacggcagcaacatcatctggtccatcgtcctctgctggtacagtgGGTATTGGGACTGTGAAGCCTACAACGTCGAGcgggagtgctggctctgggtctgCACTGTCCATctcgacagcagccagtgactcctctttgcctgtgagctcatcagctgtgccatccagcttcacgccaagcagcagcagtgaaatcactgaagctgggttgaccaagacatcccagcccgccacggcagcaacatcatctggtccactgtcctctgctggtacagcgaGTGTTGGGACTGTGCATCCCACCATgtcgagtgggagtgctggctctggttcTCCACTGCCCAGatcgacagcagccagtgactcctctttgcctgtgggctcctcagctgtgccatccagcttcacgccaagcagcagcagtgaaatcactgaagctgggtTGACAAAGGCATCTCAGCCCGCCacggcagcaacatcatctggtccaccgtcctctgctggtacagcggGTGTTAGGACTGTGCATCCCACCACgtcgagtgggagtgctggctctgggtctACACTGCCGAGctcgacagcagccagtgactcccctttgcctgtgagctcctcagctgtgccatccagcttcacgccaagcagcagcagtgaaatcactgaagctgggtTGGCAAAGGCATCCCAGCCCGCCACGGCGGCAACTTCATctggtccaccgtcctctgctggtacagcgggtgttgggactgtgcagcccacCACGTCGAGcgggagtgctggctctgggtctgcactgcccatctcgacagcagccagtgactcctctttgcctgtgagctcctcagctgtgccatccagcttcacgccaagcagcagcaaagataTCTCTGAAGCTGGGTTGACCAAGACATCCCAGCCCGCCAtggcagcaacatcatctggtccaccgtcctctgctggtacagtgGGTATTGGGACTGTGAAGCCTACAACGTCGAGCGGGAGTGCTGGCTCCGGTACTCCACTGCCCAGctcgacagcagccagtgactccttgcatgtgagctcctcagctgtgccatccagcttcatgccaagcagcagcagtgaaatcactgaagctgggttgaccaagacatcccagcccgccacggcagcaacatcatctggtccatcgtcctctgctggtacagcaaGTGTTGGGACTTTGCAGCCCACCACGgcgagtgggagtgctggctctgggtctgcactgcccacctcaacagcagccagtgactcctctttgcctgtgagctcctcagctgtgccatccagcttcacgccaagcagcagcagtgaaatctctgAAGGTAGGTTGACCAAGACATCCCAGCCCGCCacggcagcaacatcatctggtccatcgtcctctgctggtacagtgGGTATTGGGACTGTGAAGCCTACAACGTCGAGcgggagtgctggctctgggtctgcactgcccacctcgacagcagccagtgactcctttttgcatgtgagctcctcagctgtgccatccagcttcacgccaagcagcagcagtgaaatcactgaagctgggttgaccaagacatcccagcccgccacggcagcaacatcatctggtccactgtcctctgctggtacagcgaGTGTTGGGACTGTGCATCCCACCACgtcgagtgggagtgctggctctgggtctgCACTGCCCAGCTCGACAGGAGCCAGTGACTCCTTTttgcctgtgagctcctcagctgtgccatccagcttcacgccaagcagcagcagtgaaatctctgAAGGTAGGTTGACCAAGACATCCCAGCCCGCCacggcagcaacatcatctggtccaccatcctctgctggtacagtgGGTGTTGGGACTGTACAGC of the Gallus gallus isolate bGalGal1 chromosome 1, bGalGal1.mat.broiler.GRCg7b, whole genome shotgun sequence genome contains:
- the LOC101747234 gene encoding mucin-19-like isoform X1, giving the protein MPSSSREITEAGLTKASQPATAETSSGPSSSAGTASVGTVQPTTSSGSDGSGSALPSSTAASDSSLHVSSSAVPSSFTPSSSSEISEGRLTKTSQPATAATSSGPLSSAGTAGVGTVQPTMSSGTAGSGSPLPSSTAASDSSLPVSSSAVPSSFTPSSSSEISVGRLTKTSQPATAATSYGTPSSAGTPSVGTVHPTTSSGSAGSGSALPSSTAASDSSLPVSSSAVPSSFTPSSSRDISEARLTKTSQPATAATSSGPPSSAGTVGIGTVKPTTSSGRAGSGSALPTSTAASDSLLHVSSSSVPSSFMPSSSSEITEAGLTKTSQPATAATSSGPLSSAGTASVGTVHPTTSSGSAGSGSALPSSTAASDSLLHVSSSAVPSSFTPSSSREITEAGWTETSQSATAATSSGPLSSAGTASVGTVHPTTSSGSAGSGSSKDISEAGLTKTSQPAMAATSSGPPSSAGTVGIGTVKPTTSSGSAGSGTPLPSSTAASDSLHVSSSAVPSSFMPSSSSEITEAGLTKTSQPATAATSSGPSSSAGTASVGTLQPTTSSGSAGSGSALPTSTAASDSSLPVSSSAVPSSFTPSSSSEISEGRLTKTSQPATAATSSGPSSSAGTVGIGTVKPTTSSGSAGSGSALPTSTAASDSFLHVSSSAVPSSFTPSSSSEISEARLTTTSLLSTASTSSGPLSSAAGLTKASQPATAATSSGPPSSAAASDSSLPVSSSAVPSSFTPSSSSEISEGRLTKTSQPATAATSSGPSSSAGTVGIGTVKPTTSSGSAGSGSALPTSTAASDSFLHVSSSAVPSSFTPSSSSEITEAGLTKTSQPATAATSSGPLSSAGTASVGTVHPTTSSGSAGSGSALPSSTGASDSFLPVSSSAVPSSFTPSSSSEISEGRLTKTSQPATAATSSGPPSSAGTVDQDIPARHGSNIIWSTVLCWYSGNWDCEAYNVEWECWLWFSTAQLDSSQ